A single genomic interval of Lathyrus oleraceus cultivar Zhongwan6 chromosome 7, CAAS_Psat_ZW6_1.0, whole genome shotgun sequence harbors:
- the LOC127106633 gene encoding cold-regulated 413 inner membrane protein 2, chloroplastic encodes MLSSGCVLSSTSTVSARTAFSPLNCPPRDPSFSSSSFSFSHRTFNPLCLRSFTRHYGIRVVDKSKTSNGRITGFRVRSYAPPYPLTTPNVQWISTVSALVLVLAKGTTVPKSFLVPLFALQAPPAVFAWIKGRYGVWSAFLALLVRLFFHIPGELELPFIALLLVIVAPDEAIRLRHTKEGAAISLLIAAYLAFQHFSRTSLDKSFDQGSVVATLAVIGITVASVLLLI; translated from the exons atgTTGTCATCAGGTTGCGTGCTGTCTTCAACTTCAACTGTATCTGCACGAACTGCCTTCTCTCCCCTCAACTGCCCGCCAAGAGATCCATCCTTCTCTTCATCATCGTTTTCTTTCTCTCACCGCACTTTCAATCCCCTATGCCTCAG ATCCTTCACTCGCCATTACGGAATTCGAGTTGTCGACAAATCGAAAACCAGCAATGGAAGAATCACAGGGTTTCGCGTCCGTTCATATGCTCCTCCTTATCCTCTTACTACTCCTAATGTCCAGTGGATCTCTACTGTTTCTGCTCT GGTTTTAGTACTGGCAAAGGGCACCACTGTGCCCAAATCATTTCTTGTTCCATTATTTGCTTTGCAAGCACCTCCAGCTGTCTTTGCCTGGATCAA GGGTAGATATGGTGTGTGGTCAGCATTCTTGGCACTTCTGGTCCGTCTCTTCTTTCATATTCCTG GTGAACTTGAGTTGCCATTTATAGCGTTACTATTGGTGATTGTAGCTCCTGATGAGGCTATAAGATTAAG GCACACAAAAGAAGGTGCTGCAATTTCTTTATTGATTGCAGCTTATTTGGCTTTCCAGCATTTCTCAAGAACAAGCTTGGACAAATCATTTGACCAAGGTTCAGTTGTTGCCACCTTAGCGGTCATCGGCATCACTGTTGCGTCTGTGTTGCTTCTTATCTGA
- the LOC127106632 gene encoding zinc finger BED domain-containing protein RICESLEEPER 2-like, which yields MENITQNQPSSLTSGVGATNVAANEIHVVGLPPLGKKRKQNANGPRKSSPAWDHFIKLPNEIEAVAACKHCHKKYLCDPKTHGTSNMLAHTKVCTKMPQNDPTQTALSFAGGEGGGLVAASQRFNLAACRKAIALFVILDEHAFRVVEGEGFKLLCKQLQPQLTIPSRRTVAGDCFQLFVDEKARLKGYFKSDCNRVALTTDCWISIQNLSYMTLTAHFINNDWKYENRILSFCLVLNHKGETIGRKVEEILREWGIRNVSTITVDNATSNDVVVAYLKKMIDNMSGLMSDGSFFHLRCCAHILNLVVRDGLKQNDLSISAIRNAVRFVRSSPQRSAKFKECIEFARINCKKLLCLDVQTRWNSCYLMLDAAEKYQAAFEKMEGEDFSYLEFFGLVGPPTLNDWENVRCLVSFFKIFYDATMEFSSSKQVSLHKSFHQLASIHCELKRSSMNLNTILASMGYEMKKKYDKYWGEIENINKFIYFGVILDPRYKLGYVEWCFNDMYNGESVPFTNMINVIKKELFKLFNWYKGIHEKQHGPSTSPNEGGSFGDGVPNVEVPSHFARVEAFKEHLKQKDSIDKKMILRGI from the coding sequence ATGGAGAATATTACTCAAAACCAACCTTCTTCATTAACATCTGGTGTTGGTGCAACTAATGTTGCTGCCAATGAAATTCATGTTGTTGGACTTCCTCCACTTGGAAAGAAGAGAAAACAAAATGCTAATGGTCCTAGGAAATCCTCTCCTGCTTGGGACCATTTTATTAAATTGCCTAATGAAATTGAAGCAGTAGCTGCTTGCAAACACTGTCATAAGAAATATTTGTGTGATCCAAAAACCCATGGGACATCTAACATGCTTGCTCATACAAAAGTATGTACCAAGATGCCACAAAATGATCCTACTCAAACTGCCCTCTCCTTTGCCGGTGGAGAGGGTGGTGGCTTGGTTGCCGCAAGCCAACGATTTAATTTGGCAGCTTGTAGGAAGGCTATTGCTCTCTTTGTGATCCTAGATGAACATGCTTTTAGGGTAGTTGAAGGGGAAGGCTTTAAGTTGTTATGCAAACAATTACAACCCCAATTAACTATTCCATCAAGGAGGACTGTGGCGGGGGATTGTTTTCAACTTTTTGTTGATGAAAAAGCAAGATTGAAAGGTTATTTCAAATCTGATTGCAATAGGGTAGCCTTAACCACTGATTGTTGGATATCCATTCAGAATCTTAGTTATATGACCTTAACTGCACACTTCATTAACAATGATTGGAAGTATGAAAATAGGATTCTAAGTTTTTGTTTAGTTCTTAATCATAAGGGTGAGACAATTGGTAGAAAAGTTGAAGAGATTTTAAGGGAATGGGGAATAAGGAATGTGTCCACAATCACTGTGGACAACGCAACATCTAATGATGTAGTTGTTGCTTATTTGAAGAAGATGATTGATAATATGAGTGGTTTAATGAGTGATGGATCTTTCTTTCATCTTCGCTGTTGTGCACACATTTTAAATCTGGTGGTTCGTGATGGTTTAAAACAGAATGATTTATCCATTTCTGCCATTAGAAATGCTGTTAGATTTGTTAGGTCATCACCCCAAAGATCTGCAAAGTTCAAAGAATGTATTGAGTTTGCTAGAATTAATTGTAAGAAACTTCTCTGTCTAGATGTTCAGACAAGGTGGAACTCATGTTATTTGATGCTAGATGCTGCTGAAAAGTATCAAGCAGCATTTGAGAAAATGGAAGGTGAAGATTTTAGCTATTTGGAATTTTTTGGATTAGTTGGCCCCCCTACTCTTAATGATTGGGAGAATGTTAGGTGTCTAGTAAgttttttcaaaattttctaTGATGCTACTATGGAATTTTCTTCGTCAAAACAAGTATCCCTTCATAAGTCATTCCACCAACTAGCTTCAATACATTGTGAGCTTAAAAGATCATCCATGAACTTGAACACAATTTTAGCCTCAATGGGATATGAAATGAAGAAGAAGTATGACAAATATTGGGGGGAAATTGAAAACATCAACAAGTTTATTTATTTTGGTGTGATTCTTGACCCTAGATACAAGTTAGGATATGTAGAGTGGTGTTTtaatgatatgtataatggcgAGTCGGTGCCTTTTACTAATATGATTAATGTGATAAAAAAGGAGTTGTTTAAACTATTCAATTGGTACAAGGGTATACATGAAAAGCAACATGGACCCTCTACTAGTCCTAATGAGGGTGGTTCATTTGGTGATGGTGTTCCTAATGTTGAAGTTCCATCTCATTTTGCAAGGGTTGAAGCTTTTAAAGAGCACCTTAAACAAAAAGATTCAATAGATAAAAAAATGATCTTGAGAGGTATCTAG